aaagaaagaaagaaagaaagaaagaaagaaagaaagaaagaaagaaagaaggaaggaaggaaggaaggaaggaaggaaggaaggaaggaaggaaggaaggaaagaaagaaagaaagaaagaaagaaagaaagaaagaNNNNNNNNNNNNNNNNNNNNNNNNNNNNNNNNNNNaaagaaagaaagaaagaaagaaagaaagaaagaaagaaagaaagaaagaaagaaagaaagaaagaaagaaaatggcaatCTGTGAAGAAATTCAAgctgtatattttatatagttaatTTAGGCCAAATATTTCCACACATCCAGTAGTCCACGTGCAGAAGAGTCTTATTTACTAAATTTTGCACCCTATGTggttcaatgaaataaaaaataaagtaaaattagacAGGAATATTAtataggacatttcatattcCTCATTTGATAATGTCTCACTCATCTATGAAATGGGAACAACATAATCTTCAAAAGACATACCTATAATAGTGTTTTAATGATACTGAAACATGATAAATTGCTAGCCATCAAATCACAAATATATGAAATTTCCTGTTCATTATAGTACAGAAATAAAACTATCCCTATACTCTGCTAATTTAAGTGTGCAGTCAGTCCTGGGCCCTTAACTTCCAAAGCCCTCTTTCACCACGGCCCTCTTCCAAACCACAAACACTCATATGTTGGTCATACCTTTTCGCCCCTGAAATTAAAAATCTAGTAGCAACTGTAATGGTCTGTAACAGTCCTTTCAGAAATAATGGGAAATTATGGTTCTTGGAAAGAGATAAATTTCAACTATCACTTCTTATTCTCAAGGTCAGTGGCCATATACTCAAGAACAATAATACTCACTGGTATAATATTAAGAGGTATGAATACAAACAGGTATTCAGAAGAAAATAAGTGGAAAATTCATCaacaggaactccacaagaaaaaTGACACTTAGGATTCTACCTAATTAGCATCTCATCAATTCCTTCATGTTTCATagctaaatacacacacaaaacacaagaaaacatattataatgagttttaaatatattaattctaGTGTAAATAATGTGAGCATATATAAACATCAATTTCTTGATATGTCCGATGGTAGAGTTTGTCTAGGACAATAGGAACTAGAAAGACTGGAGTGATTTTGTAAAGCTTACCTTCATTATTTAGGAGAAAATTATCAAATTATTCAGCTccgatttttaaaaattgaatggcaggcacctgtcagcaagtACATGAAATATTGCAACATGTATTGCAAAACTGTATGATGTCTGTCCAAAGGTATTTAGGATCCTTTAAAGAGACTCATACATGTTGAATTCATATGccatttaattttcagttttaaaaggaTTGCTGAAACTGTTCTAATTTGATCAGCACCTTCTCCTTTGAAATGAATTTCTTTATGCAACATGAGTGACATTAACTGAACTAATAAAAAACACTGATGACATCACTCTCTTGATTAGTAGAACTTTAAAAGGTCATTTAGGCAGGCGTTCAGAGAAAAGGAGGTTTTAGCTATAGGCTCTGCTGCTCCTGAATCAAGATGATAAAAATACacaagtttgttttctcttaagaAACTATCATAAAGAAATGcttcatagaaaacaaaaaattcttttcaatgtataaatcatttatttaaatcaGAAAAACTCCTGAGTTGGTTGACAGCTTGGGCATGGCCTGAGTCACTTGTGAGTAACTGAAGCAAGAATTCTTAAACAATAGGCTGATCATGGAGCATGAATTCCTCTAATCAGGGCCCACTTCTATCTACATCACAGAAATTCCTCTAGCCCAGAACTCCATGCCTACTACTATTACCATGTGTTTTTACTGACTActacatgaataaaaatacaaatagtgTGATAGCAATTGAGCTAAGGATAGGCTCCTAATCAAGCTTCATTTCTACTTTTGGTATCCCTGTGTTCTTATCTGTACACAGAACACTTAAACAATCTTGTGCTCTGCTTTCCTGGAGTTTTTCCTCAATATCCTGCTCACCATCATCCAGTCTCTCAACTCATGGTAGTGATACTTGTTTAACCAATTTTTGCAATCTTCCTCTTCCTGGTATCTGGTGCATCCCAATTCACCATCCGGTATGCCTGGATTGCTATATTAAAGTTTGGGTGTGtaaggtggtttgaatgagaatggcctccatagagtCATATATTTAAGTACTTGGTCCCCATTTAGTGAAACAGTTTGGGAAGGAATAGGAGGCATaaccatgttggaggaagtgtggccatgttggagctCTCAACAACTGCTCTGCTCACATGCTTCCCTATCTGCATGCTGTCATGATTCTTACTATGATGACTATGATGGTCATGACTTTAGCCCTCTAAAGCCACCGACTCCAAATTAAAAGTCAAtgttttataagttgccttggctatGGTATTTTaatgacagcaatagaaagtgAGGCAGTGtaagaaagtgggagtgggtaggctggTGAGCAGGGctaggggaggggataggggactttcagagaggaaactaggaaagggattagcatttgaaatgtaaatgaataaaatatctaataaaaataatagaatcaaaaaaggaaaaaaagaaaagaaaaaagaaagtaaggcaGTGTAATATGCCTCATTCTTTTAGTTTGTCATTCCCTTAGAAGggaatatacatattttcataaagCACTAATCATTCTGGAACCCAAAGCAAGCAgctgtaaaagaaaatgaagaaaacactaaTTTCTGAGCAACAATGtctggcagaggcagacagatctgaacagtttttttttaatgtaacacaTTGCACAACAATGaataaaacacaatcaaatagccTATTTACTGCTTGCTGCCTTTAAGAAAACAGACAAGTCACAGTAGATTTGTCAGCACAGATGTTGCCACCCATTTATTTGCAATGCTAGCCTTAAAGTTATGTACCAAAACAATATCTTTGTTCTTCAGCAATTACTCACTACACCAGAACACATATTTCCTGCTCAATGCACAAGCCCAGTGATGCAGGACAAGCAAGAACAACAGGCACAAAGACCTGCAACCGTTGATATTACCATCAAAAAGCGTGATTGACGCTTATATTTAAGGGCTTTCTTCACTGTCTCATTTGACTGTTCAACATAGTCCTGGGTGTGCAAAATGTTGTACTCAATGCTGTCCAGCAGCTCTTGCTGTTCTGAGATGAATGTTTCTACTTGGAAGAAGATAGTACGCAATTCACTGATCTGGCATTCCAAGTCCAGCAGCTGCTGGTTACGTACTTCAGCCAAAGTCAGGCATTGTTTAGCCTTCAAAACATCTAGATCACGACCCACAATTTGAGGAGGCACAGGGTTAGCCATCAGTTTCTCCAGGTCCTCTTCCTGGAGCTTCACCCCAGCTAGTTCAGCCTGTCTCACCATCTTCTCCTTCAGCCTGACCATATTCTGAGTCTCACAGGCATAGTGGTGGCTGATGATGCCACTGTAGTGACTAAGGAGAAAAGAGAGCTGGCTCTGACGAATGCGGTGCTCAGCCCGCCAGTACTTACAGTCTGTGGCCAATGCATGCTGGATGGTGCTTAACTGAGGCTGAATGAGTCGGGCTTGGCTAGCAAAGGAGGCCTTTATGATGTTCAATTCATTCTTCTCCTTGAACACACTCTCCTCTGTGGTACAACACAGGACACCTTGCTGCTTCTTGTCTATTAACTGAGACAGCCCTTCTAACTCTGTCAGTGCCAGAGACAGCTCAGCCACTTCCTGTAAAAACTCTTCTATGGAGTTTGTTTCAGTCTTTTCAAAAGCATGGTTGTCAAACATCAAGGTGTCATCCAACTCCAAAGAGATTCTTCTGTGGTTAATGTGATTCTTCAGTTCCTCTAATCTGTCCTTCATCTTTGACTCCAGCTGCTTGCCATATCCATACTTCAAGGACTACAGAGGGAGATGTATTCATCAGCTTTGTCTGGTGGTATAGGAAGTCAGGGACAGCTCAGTTTTGCGTCAGTAGAAGCTATTAAAAATCTTTCCTTCCCAGGCAAGCAAACAATGACAAAGCCAATAGGCCACTGAACTGTTTATTCAGGATGTGGAGTGTCAGGTGGTAAAGCACACAGACAGGACTAGACCAACTAAATTGTAAAATGGGCTAGACACTTGCCTGATTTGTCAAGAGCTCAGAGGCAAGAGTACACATGAGCTAAGGAGCTTTGGGCCAAAAGGTAACAAAGTAAAAGGCTTGAATCTGAATAGCCCCTGGATGCAGTGCTGTTGGCTTCAAGGAAGGTAACCAAGTTGGCTTTCAGAAAGCACTAATGACTACAGACTTCTTACGATTGAGAACAAACACACttataaacagaaacacagagaccaaatagttttcttttaaaaagaaatctaatgttagtatccaattttaaaaaatagcttcaggaaaaTTCTATGGCAAACATAAACATCTGCTCACtagtaaagggaagaaaaaaaagagtacagtATTCCAGATTTCATACCTGTTTCATTTAATAATAATCTCCCCATCCATTGTTATTGTACACTAGTGACTGGAGTTCATTACCTGCAATTAAAACCTGCCTGTTATTTTTCTATCAAGTGTCTACCTATCAATCATTATACTTCTTCACATAATTTAATGaagcaaatatatttttacagtatttttgaatatcatatattaaaaaaaaaactgactttaTAAAACTCTTAGACAAATAGGCAAATagacggaactagaaaatatcctgagtgaggtaacccaatcacaaaagaacacacatggtgtgcactcactgatacgtggatattagcccaaaagctcagaatacccaagatacaattcatagaccacatgaacctcaagaaaaAGGAGGATCAAAATGTGGGTACtccggtccttcttagaagggggaacaaaatactcacaggagaaaatatggagcagagactgaaggaaagaccatccagagaatgcccaacttggggatccatcccatatacagtcaccaaactgagacactgttgtagatgccaacaagtgcttgtgaacaggagtctgatatagctgtctcctgagaggctctgccagagcctgacaaatagaggcagatgctcatagccaagcattggactgagcacaggctccctaatggaggagtcagagaaatgactgaaggaactgaaggggtttataaccccataggaagaacatcaaccaaccagactctccagagctcccagggactaagccaccaaccaaagagtacacatgtagggactcatggctccagctgcatatgtagcagtggatggcattgtcgggcatcaatgggaggaaaggcccttggtcctgtgaagatttgatgccccagtataggggaatgccagggtgggaggtgcgagtgggtgagtgggtgggtgggtgggtgggtgggggaacaccctcatagaagcaggggcatggggatgggatagggggttttcgggcaggactgagaaaggggataacatttgaaatgtaaagaaaaaatatccaataaaaataaagtaaaatttaatggTTTTCCTTACTTCTCTTTTGTCTCATTGTCAAatctttattaaaacatttgcttgcttgtttgtttgtttgtttgtgtgctgtATAAGAGACGAAGAACGTCCCTGGGATGTAGGGTAAACCCAAAAACTACTGTTCTACTGAGTGAATGTGGCAATAAATTGActcttaatgacattctgctttactcatagatcagtgccttatgcAGACATTATCAGAGAAGTTcactcctgcagcagatgggaacagtaCCAAAATACTAACAGTTAGATAttgtgcagagtgagagagaccttggaacagtCATCCCTGataggatgtctccatcaaattcctcatCTCGGCaccctgaagaagaggaggaagaaagggtgtAAATGCTGGGGCTGGGGGGTGAACAACATCAAGGGAACAAAGATCTCTAAATCAATAGgaccaacacacatatatatttgcagAGATGGCGAAATCATGTACAGAGCCCTAATGGTCTTACACCAGATAAGGTCCTATagctaaaagaagaaatgaacacataatcctatccctaacccagaagctatcgctaattgctaacaacatgcaaatgaaaattcagtttctttctttagatgttcattgtctcataatgtcatgtcaggccttctgtaatattttttttactttttatttttaatgttaatttaatttaaatttattttattttatatatttttaagttttatcttatttttttatttttattattttttctgtctttttaccCTGTAGAACCTCTAGATGGGTagttggatggatagataggtaaagagataaatagatatgtagatagatagatagatagatagatagatagatagatagataatatagagatatatagatgtttccagttttgtgttttatagGATTCCTACATGTGTGAATGACTTTATCTTTGTGTCAATAGCTGTGTGTTATGTCTAtacttctctcttctgtttgttttgtcctattctggaATGTTagttttttattgtattatattttactcTTATCACTTCAAATACTTGTAGTTTCCtagtaagagacagaaagggagtggaacTGTATGGATGAGAGCTGGAGAGGGCTGGAAGGAAAAGAGTagggggaaactataatcaggatatttTGTGTGaaacaaaatcaattttcaataaaaggaaaaaaattctggttaatctatagttttcttttttctttttataaactctAAGGTAAGTAAGTTATGAGCTTCCTTTAATTTTTACCCAGGTTTCTGTTCAACAAGATCAAACAAATATAAGCACCAAAATATCTCTCCagagacttattttattttcatatgtatttgtgtacgTGCATTTATATTGCGATAGCATGGAGGTTAGAAGAAGAAGGCAGGTCCTCTGGGCCTACAGTTACAAGAGGTTCTGAGCTACACagaatgctgggaactggacttcagtatcttcaagagcaacaagcactcttaagagctgagccttctctctaagCCCTCAAAATATCTATTTTGTCATAAAAATGTCCTGCCATGTGTCTAGTAATTTACCCCATTCTATCCCTGAGCTCTTCTCCAACCTTTCATTAACCTagattccctctccccacttttgCTAGCTTCTGGAAGGATACCATCCTACATAACTCTCCAGCTACCTTCCCTACTACAACCTAAATGTCTACCTAGAGAAACCAAGTTCAAGTTCTTCTAATCTTAAAAAGTCTTACAAGCAGGAAAGCTATTAGCAAAAGACAAGCATACCAACGTACTCCTAGTTTTATGTCCACTCTTTCATTGTGGGCATTGTGTGTttgactt
This window of the Mus pahari chromosome X, PAHARI_EIJ_v1.1, whole genome shotgun sequence genome carries:
- the LOC110314456 gene encoding syntaxin-3-like; this encodes MKDRLEELKNHINHRRISLELDDTLMFDNHAFEKTETNSIEEFLQEVAELSLALTELEGLSQLIDKKQQGVLCCTTEESVFKEKNELNIIKASFASQARLIQPQLSTIQHALATDCKYWRAEHRIRQSQLSFLLSHYSGIISHHYACETQNMVRLKEKMVRQAELAGVKLQEEDLEKLMANPVPPQIVGRDLDVLKAKQCLTLAEVRNQQLLDLECQISELRTIFFQVETFISEQQELLDSIEYNILHTQDYVEQSNETVKKALKYKRQSRFLMVISTVAGLCACCSCLSCITGLVH